The window GGAGGAGCAGAGGCCTGAGAGGGGAAGGGACTTGCCTAAGCACCCTGGTGGGTACGGAGATCCTGATTCCATTACCTGCCAGTGGCTCTGTCTGTCCTGTGTTGCCAGGTCCTGTGATACAGGGGTTTATTTAGGTTGAGCTGTGGAAGTGCTAAGGAAGTCCTGGACTAGAGGGATTGATGGTTCCCTTGTTACTCAGCCttgcttgctcttttttttttttggccacgctgggTGTCTTGCAAGATCTTACTTCcccaagcagggactgaacctggtgCATGGCtggaaagcaccaagtcctaaccactggaccgtcagggaactCTCCTTGCATTTTCTTCTGAGCCATATGAGCAGGTGGACTGAGAGCAAGACTGGAAAGTCAGTCATGGTTTGTAATCCCCCAGTAGCAGTAGCAGGCTTGGGCTATTGCTTAAGTTCCAGGCGCCCCTACCAAGTACCTCCTGTGCTATCTTGTCCTGGCTGGGGGACACCTAGCACCTGGTAGATGCAGCCCACAGGCTTCCACTCCTGTAGGAGCAGCCCAGGCAGGACTTGGTCTCTGGTGGTCCCCTTATCTGGGTGTTCTTGTTCAGGGCAGAACTGGCTTAACCATTTTCATTGGGATGTTGGCAAAACCAAGAGTGGTACTGGCTAAGAGGAGAGAAGTCCAATAGGAAGAATTTTTAGATTTCAGGCAGTGTGCTAGCTATTTGACAGGCCTTGTGTCACTCAGTGGGACCCTGCGAGAGTCTGACACTCTATAAAGATCTCATTTTGGAGATGAGGGAATGGAGACAGAAGAAATTCTCCAAGGGTAccatactagggcttccctggtggctcaaatgggaaagaatccacctgcaatacggaagacctgggtttgatccctgggttgggaagatcccttggaggagggcatggcaacccaccccagtattcttgcctggagaatcccatggacagagaatcccatggaccgagaatcccatggaccaaggagcctggtggactacagtccatagggtcgcatagagtcagacacaactgagcgactaagcacacaccatACTAGGAAGTGGCTGAAGTAGCATTCACTTTCAAGCCCTCGGCTCTTCTAGGCAAAGGGTTCACTGAAGCAGGCTTGGCAGAGAGGAGAGAGTTGGGCTGAGAGGGGGCTATGtgtgactgggggtgggggtaatATGTGGGGCAGCAGAGTGGGAGGAGGCACATTTGAGTCTGTCCACTCAGGATACACGGTGCGTGGACTGCTCTGTCCTCGACCTGGGCCCTGACATGTGGGTAGTTGGAATGCTGAATCCAGAGCCTGCAGAGCCAGCCTGAGCCCTGCAGGCTCAAGGGGAATAAATGCCTGTTCAGGACTTGCCTCTTCGAAATGGAAATACTAGATCAAGTGAGCCTGGAGGCTGGGATTCATGGAATGCTGTGATGTTACAACTGCAAGTGATTTCTTACCATAACACCCACAGAGAATCAGACTTCTGCTCTTTGCCGACAGTTTGCTCTGATACCCCGGGGGGATGCGAGAACATGGTCCCTAAGGGACAACTCATTTGGTTCTTAGGCAGCTAATACTTCGTGAATGCTTAGCCCATGCCAGGCACAACTGGTcagccccagcctccagaaggggAGCAGAATCATGGCTGTGTGGAGGTGTGTAGCACTCAGAGGTCTCCTCACCCAGCTTCTCTCTGGGTGCAGGAAGTCCTCCAGCTTCCTCAACTGGGTCTAGGACCCCACCTCTTCCTGAAGAAGTTCCATCCCTTGTGACCTAAGATTGTTAAGATCTTCCTCATACCAACCCCCAAAGTGATCTCCCTGTAAATTCTTATTGTTTTCAGTTCTGTCTTTTATGGCTGCATGGAGGAAATAGGATCCAGGAATAGCAAATAGGTTTCATCTTGGTAAGCAACTCCAGTCAGCTGGTGGTAGCTGCCTGAGGTCCTAGGAAGGAAAAGGTTCTGAAGCCAAGACTGGGCTCGGAAGGGAAGTCTAGAAGCAATGCCATAGTTAGCCAATTAGCAGTTACATGACAAGTGCATTTCACCTTCAACCAATGGATAGTAAATACCTAAAGAATGCTAAGACAGTGTGTTCAGTGCAGGGGGGAAACGAAGTCACATTTGATTATTAATGGTCTGCTGTGGGCACAGGAAAGGCTAATATTGGGGCATGTACCACAATATTGTCATTTCTGGATCAGAGTATTGCCAAGATCCCATCCAATTAAAAACTCTGTGTTAAAAGAAACTGCTGACCTTTGAAAGAGGAATTGGAATTGTACATTTTCTGCAACTCTCTCACCAGGTGGAATTAACTGTGGAGAAGCACATAGCCGGCTTCTGGGTCAAAATCCCATGTGTGGACAACATTGGTAGCTGTACCTATGACAACTTCTGTAATTTACTTGAAATGTTAATTCCCATTGAGGAACCCTGCCCGGAACCACTGCacacctatgggcttccctgtcaCTGTCCCTTCAAAGAAGTAAGTACAGGGAGGGGAGAGCATTTCCCTGTGACTGGGGTAGAGATGTGACATTGGGAGACATTCTCTTGCAGACCTGGACATCTGTGGGTGTAAATGACCCGATCTATCTTGAATCACTTAACTTTTGGGGGCCTCGGTTtagccatctgtaaaatgggaaactTGATGCTTGATCTGACCTCCAGTGCCCTTCTGCTATTACATTCCATGCTCTACATGACTCTTAGGAGAGTGGGAAGAGGGGCAGTTCGAAGCTGCAAACTTAGAGGTCACTCCAGGAGAGAGTCACGTCTGTAGGCTCCCACTGACACTGGCTTTCCCACAGGGCGCCTACTCACTGCCCAAGTCCGACTTCATGCTGCCCGACCTGGAGTTGCCCAGCTGGCTCAGCACGGGGAACTACCGCCTGCAGACCATCCTGAGCAACAGTGCGAAGCGGCTGGCTTGTGTCAATATCTCCGCCTCCCTTAAAGGCAAATAAGGTGGCACTTGCCACTGCAGAATGAAGAGGGTGTGAGGAAGGCATCCTCTTCCTCTGTCTTACGTTGGCCAAGGCCAGATTCTACTCTCTGTCCTTTCTCAAGCCCTTTTCTACAATGATGATGTTCCCCTGCTGAAAGTCATCTTATGCCACTTACAGAGGTTTTAACTGTGGGCCAGCAGCCCTGACCTAAGGGAGGATGAGCCTGGTGGTTTTTGACAGCCCAGGACACCTACTGGGGTGGCTGTTGCACTTGCAGCCTCACCTCCATGGCTTTCTCTCTAAAATCTTAACTCATTTTCTAAGGAGGCTAACATGTTTTATGACCCCCACTTTCAGAATGACCCAATCTTGGTCTCCTGAAGTACCTTTATGATTTTTCTCATTGACTGTTTTATCTGTGTCACTGACCTAAAAGCAGAGTGAAAGTACTAACAGTTTTCATTTACTCCCACTCCCTCTTACAAGGAAGGGTCTGAAGGAATTGATCTAAATCTATTCCTCTATTAACTTCGATCATTTAGTGTTCTTTTTCTAGACTTGCCCAGTTAACAGTGGGGCGTAGCGTATCCTGGAGAGGCAGGGCATGTGGGAGAACAATGGAGAATGTGTATTTAAGGTAGTCTGCAAATTCAGGTGCTTTCAGGGCAAAGCGCGGGGCATCCGTGAGTGATGAGGGCCACAAGAAGCATGTTGTTTCCAGGCGTATCTTGCCTTTGTACAACAGCACTGATCTAAGGCAGCTGCTGCCCCATCTCGAGCTGGGGCTCTAATCAGGGATGTGAAATCTGGGCTGAGTTAGAAAGGGTACTTGCAGTCTATAGGGGCAGTTGCTGTCCAGCTATTGCCAGTGAGTTCCACAGGAGATTGTGGGCCCAGCATTATGAAATATTCTCAACATTTTTCCCCTCAAGAGGCCAGAAATCCAGACTTTTATAtgaaatccatttttaaatattgagagtgaatttttttttttttttaacactgcacAGGCAGAAGGGGCCAAACAGAGTTGTCAGTAGGGAAATCTGGCTCATGGGAGGCCAGTTCGTGGCCTTGGATGTAAGAACACGCATGCCTTGTCCTTTTAACCTCGGGACAACTCCAGCACTGTTTCGCCTTCTGTGGGGCCGAATCCATAGTGCCTGACCCCGTAGGCTCCTCCGATGCTGGGGGAGTGAGGTGGCCGCAGAGCTAAAAGCTCAGGGCCTCCTGCCCTGGCCCAGAGTGCTGTCAGGGTGAGGGAGGCAGCTGAAGAGGTGGCCCCACCAGCAGCCATTCTGTGGAGCAGGGATCCATGATGAGAGGTGGATTTTTATCAGGTGCCTGGGTTTATTCATCATCCTGTCCTCCTGTGACCAGCCTCAGGTTCGGGGCTCACGCGAAGCCTGGAATGGTAATAAATCTTTTTGACTTTCTGAGAATTCCTCCTTTCTTGTGGCTGCATATTTTTTCCACTGATCACATCTCAGGGTTTCCAGAGCTCGTTTGCTGGGTTGTTCCTGCTGGAAGAGTTTATAGCAGCCGGACAAGAGCTGAAGCAATGCCAGGGACTGACTCTTCTGTTTCTGGCTTGTGTGCTGCTTAGcatctctgcttcattctgtcccAGCACCATCCAGCTTccgtgtgtgtttgtttgtttttgacctTCTCCCTCACAGTATGGCCTCTCCAGCCTTTATTTCCTCTCCTGGCTCTTTGGGCATTATTCTCACAGACGTATTTTAGTTCCCATCTTTGCAGGGAAGGACGTTCAGTAGTTTGGTTAGTCTTTGTGTATGCTGTGCTTTCGGCTCAGATGCTCCTCCAAGTCTTGTTGAGAGGTGGCGAATGGTGAGAATCTCAAATCCCAGAGCAAAGTGgactttttaacaaatggtgctgggccAAATGGAAAGCCATTTGGAAAAAAGTTGAAATTGGATCCATACTTAATGCCATAGGAAAGAATAAACTTCAAATGAGTCCAGGGTCTAAGTATTAAACAtgaaaccatacaaaaaagaaacatgggTGAAATGTCCAGAGAAAATAAACACTGATAAAGTTGACTGCATAAGAAATAATGTGCTTTGCCGaggaccagccctggctgatccagggtattcgaagggggagacggcgtcggcggcctattcaaatggtaattagagatataaagagtaatagcatgaggatagctcagtaggaaaattcagtggagaaaagaggctgagtagcttggtttacgcagaaaatcaatataacccgtgacaccaggttagctctgaccacggaggccgcaggcgccctctcgaatagcggaaggggccccaccttagacaccttctcgagtgggtcttagaagcccaggcaaataagtggtcgcagaggatatccacgctccagatggagacttcagccggaagttaaaggaaagaatgacatggggagaccaagcattggtgagcaaggcctgtagctgtatttttaacaggggtttatataccctaagttacacatagaggataataggggatgcaaagtcagcagtttttgatccttatcaaaaatcagggtttctttcctgcaaatttatcgtatacaaatggtttaggtgatttacatcatcttctggccagaaggcctactaacattttatgactcttgacaaggacttatcaacaaagacttattttctctaaaagtaattattttaaggtttggcgccatcttccaaagataaaattgcattcctatagggtggatgtgtaatgggtttacaacaaaggaaagaatttattaccttaagggtctaaagttactaacaccaaggccactacttattttttctacataccaactatattaattaatacacatccaaggatacaattcaggggatgtgaaaacttggcaacaaacattgactcatcaatgaaatcctttactagttttattctgacagtttctaattctctgagaggctctaagctatttgaatatcttaagcttcccgtgcctcttgaggctgggagactgtaaacaatcgtatgcatagctgtaggagtccgggtaaacttgtcaggcgagttagagagccatctgaggggtttggatttaaacactcctaattgcccaggaactttattaattggagctgtaagttaactctttgacagagagagcgagatggtggtaggggacagcccccagtaaagtcagaggtgagagcacaaagcaataaagtaggcagactctggttttttggggggaaaatgctcgagaatatcccggcggactcctgaggctcgatcccgcctttgcgtatgccgagcctccttcctcatgacctttgtcacaagcggaatgcctcaccggctcccagcAGTGCTTGGCAAGAGACACAGTcaaaagactggaagaaaatatttatagcacATATCATAGACAAAAGGTTAATAATATTCCTACTGTAAAGAATGAAGTATCAAGGGATCAAAAACCTGATAGGaaagttggaaaaataaatgaacagataaactctcacataaagatataaaaatgactcTTAAACATAATAAGATATGGAAACTCacttcaaaatcagaaaaatgtaaattgaaacaATATTAACATAACATTTGTCAATTTCTTGGGTTGGTAAGAAAATAAGCACACTACCACAAACCACTGGGCCAGGCTGTGTGGGAAAAGGTCCCCTCAAACATAGCGGGTAGGAATACAGACTGGTCCAGTCCTGCATGAGGGGAATTTGTCAGTGTTTCTGTTCAtggaggtttccctggtggctcagaaggtaaagaacccgcctgcaatgcaggaaaaccaggttcaatcgctggtcaggaaaatcccctggagaaggcaatggtaacccactccagtatccttgcctggagaatcccatgaacagaggagcttgacgggctacagtcctaggattgcaaagagttggacatgactgagtggctaaacacacacacactgttcatGTAAGAAAAATACACATGTGTCTGCTCATATGTACATAAGGAAAAATAAGCTGGAAACTAATGAACTGGTTATTCACAGAGAGtggaaagaagagggaaatgatAACAGGGTATAAAGGATGAAGAGGATGGGATGCTTCTGAGTATATCTTGATATATATCTGACTCTTAGAACCATAATAATGTTTCTGAATCCCAAATCATAAATCAAGCAGGAGATAAGGGAAATTCAACATGGAATATAAACagtaacaaaatatatttcaataaataatacaACAACACTGAAGTGGGTGGGAAAACAAAGTTACAGTATTTTGATGGAGTACTGTAAAGCAACAGAAAAAAGGAGCTGCACACAAATGCTGTATATGCTATAGTTTGTTTTTTCACAGGAATAGCGTTAGCAATCTAAAAGTATTTCCTGTGTATATTAggactgagaaaataaatgtggaTAATGAGAGCGTGGGGGCCTACTGAAAGGACACAGGAACCAACTGGAGGGAGCTCTCAGTGGCCAAGTCTTGGACAACTTgagcaagaaaataaacaatgacaGTAATAGGTTATAATCCTTTGAATGAAAACAAACATCCATGAGTCTGTACACAACAGAATCTCAACTAAATGTAAAAGGAATggtattaataggaaaaaaaatcattaggtaAATGCTACTGTCAGAACTGTTGCAGATAAGGAACATCTATGGATGCTAAAATTATTGGATAAACATATGATGAGAAACAGGATTTTGCACAGTCTCAAGATACCTCCTCACAGGATACAATTACAAAGGGGGAAATGTAATGGTGGAGAAAACTGGCAGACAACACTTCCAAGTGATCCAAGTTAACATCACCAGTAAGTAATAAGACAAACTGACATCATGCACCTCCCAGTACGGTGTACTGATAAAGGACACTGACACTTCTCTGCTTTGCTCAAAATGTGTAATCTCAACTTTATCACAAGAAAGATCACACAAACCTATATTGAGAAACACTACAAAAGAACTGGCCAGTCCTCTTCAAAAATGTCAGGGCCACGAACAGTAAGGAAAGACTGAGGAACAGACAGATCAGAAGAGAATAGGAATTGTGAGATCTCAGATTAGatgctggattaaaaaaaagaatcagaaataggATTTCACCAGGGTTAACTATTTAGGTTTAATAATTGTGTTATGTTTGGGTACGATGTTAACATTAGTGAAAGTTAGGTGATTTAAaggctttcaaaataaaaaagctatgacaaacctagacagcatattaaaaatcagagacatcactttgctgacaaaggtccatatagtcaaagctatggtttttctagtagtcatgtatgaatgtgagagttggatcataaagaagtctgagggccgaagaactgatgctttcaaactgtgatgctgaagaagacttttgagagtccctggaacaggaaggagatcaaaccagtcaatcctattagaaatcaaccctgaatatttattggaaggattgacgctgaagctgaagctccagtacttcggccacctgatgcaaagagccgactaattggaaaagaccctgatgctgggaaagattgagggcaagagaagagggtgacagaggatgaggtggtgtgatggcatcattgactcagtggacacaagtttgagcaaactctgggagatagtgaaggacagggaagcctggtgtgctgcagttcatggggtcacaaagagacacaacttagtgactgaacaacaacaacaacaataagaaaaaaggtTGTAAAAGTATATTGCAGAAGTTTCTCCATGACAACGGAGAAGTGTTACAAAATAGAAGCTTATCAGGGCTTGCAGAGTCTGGGTCAGTGGGTGAAATCAGGGAGGGTTTTCCTGAGGAAGTGATAACAGATCTGACAAATGAGTAGGAGTTAAgcaggtagttcagttcagttcagtcgctcagtcgtgtccgactctttgcgaccccatgaatcgcagcacgccaggcctccctgtccatcaccaactcccggagttcactcagactcacgtccatcaagtcagtgatgccatccagccatctcatcttctgtcgtccccttctcctcctgcccccaatccctcccagcatcagagtcttttccaatgagtcaactcttcgcatgagatggccaaagtactggagtttcagctttagcatcattccttccaaagaaatcccagggctgatctccttcagaatggactggttggatctccttgcagtccaagggactctccagagtcttctccaacaccacagttcaaaagcatcaattcttcggtgctcagccttcttcacagtccaaccctcacatccatacatgaccacaggaaaaaccaaagccttgactagacggacctttgttggcaaagtaatgtctctgcctttgagtatgctatctaggttggacataactttccttccaaggagtaagcgtcttttaatttcatggctgcagtcagcatctgcagtgatcaCCATAAGCAGGTAGAGATGGGAGGAAAGAGTTCCAAGTGGAGGAATCAGTATATGTGTAGGCTCTGCAGCAAGATGAAGCTGCTTTTTGGAAACTGGACAAAGGCAGGTGTGGCTGGAGGGGAAAGGTGCCAGAAGAAgtgagagaggaaggggaagagcaGATCACAGGGCCTGTGGTTCACGTGTGAGTCTCCCTGACCAGCAAGTCCAACTTTCTAAGTTATGGTCCCCTTGAACATTTCTCCTTAAGAGGCTCATATCACTGTAATTTCACTTCCAAGAGGTGTCAGCATGCCAAGCAGAGGTTCTGCTCTCCCCACCGCCCCAGGTTTTTTTTAGCCTTTAATCTTAGATCAGGGAATTGCTTGAGGGGCTCCTGTGTGGGTTTGAGTTTGGCACTGTGTCTGGATGCTGTTTGCTAGTAACAAATCTCATGACTCCTTAGAGTGTTGCCTGTCAGTTTCATTCCCAGGGTCACAGTGGCTTATAAATCACTCATGTCACTTGCGTTGACTTGGGAGCCAACTCTTGATGCTCCAGTTTCTGATGGACAGCTTCCACTGCCACCCCCATGCAGGGCTCGTGTTGCTTAGCAATCTCAATCTGTGTTCTATAGCCATCTCAACCCTCTCATTCCTCTTTCTTTCAGTGGGCTTGTTGAAGATCCAAATTCAGCTTCTCCTTAAAATGGTTCTGTGTAACATTCCCCCCAAAGCCCCATCACAGTCCATCTCAGTCATGTTAAGATGAATCACATTCTTGGAGACAAGAAATGCAGTGGGAAATGATTCTGAAGGTTCTGGGGGTCAGGAATCCTCCTAGAGCCTCTGTATCCTCCCAGATATCTCTATTCCAATGACCAGGTCCCAGTTTTTGCCAAGGAAGCACATGGGAGCAGAAAATTCACTACACATTGCTGAAATTGGAAAGGCCAATTTGGGTCCTAACAGTGATCTCAGAGTGCTGGCTGCAACCAGAAACTGTTCTGTACCAGTCATATGGTGGCCTGAGTCTCGTTATCTGGTAACTTACTTCCCTAATCTGAGTTTGCATATCATTCTATTCTGCACTCAAACCTTAGTGCCAGGGTTGGCTACCCACCATCTGCAGACTGTTCAGTGCTACAAGGAGCAGAAATTCTTGCATTCATTTTTTCAGAGGTTCTTTTGCAACTTAGAGTCTATTAGTTTCATGGGGTTTGCGACGGCTCTTAAAGTTGCATGCaaaatttaatatgtatatatgagaGTTGTATGGAAGGGGGATCCATGGCTTTCATTAGCTTCAACAAGGTGTATGACCCCTCCAAAAGTTATAAACCACTGTcctatttgcattttattgttcTATATTCTATAGTAAGGCTTCTATATGTACCATAAAGCCTCACCTGCTCTAGGCTTATGGTCTGGGTCCCCAAAGAGCAAAGATTTTATTATTGGCATATATTAATAGCTTTCTTACATCTTGATAGGATGGTCCTCCCTACCTCCTCTTCCCTCATGATGCCATAGCTACTTCACATCTCCAAGAGGTTGTTCCTTGACATCTGACCATTGCTAAATGAATGAAGGCGCATTGCAGGGTGAGAACTCTGCCAACTCCAGCTGGGATTCCTGTTATTTAAGCCGTAGACCCAATCATCAAATGGAAGGCAAGGCTGAAAAGTGATGTTACCTAGAAATACTCATTATTCTGTAGATTTATGCTTTGCATACTTTTCCATATAATAATATAGTTCGctgtaaaatgtttttaagaagtGGTGCTTCCATTAGAGTGAAACAGATCATTAAAAGTTTCCCTCACATGAAGTTTCTTTAgttataaaatcaacacattattattaaaaatgtaacaacacaggtaataaaaaggaaaaacataggactcccctggtggtccagtggttaagaatccaacttgcaatgcagggaacatgggttcgatccctggtccaggaactgagatcccatgtgccacagggcaacgaaccccgtgtgccacaactactgaagcccatgtgcccgtgctctgcaacgagaagccaccacagtgagaagcctgcacacagcaactagagagtggctcccactcgccacaactagagaaagcccatgggcgcagcaacgaagacgcagagcagccaaaaataaatacataaaattacacCCCCAAAACCCACCCAAAagcaaaaccaccaccaccaacaaaaacgTATAAAACTTCACTCATAACTGAACCCACTTGGAGAAAATTCCTGTAATATTTTACTGGGTTGGCCacaaagtttgttcaggtttttctataacatcttcaGAAAAATGGGAATGAATTATTTTGCAAACCCAATATATTGCACATATCCTTCAAAACTATTTGACTATATGcatacatgcattttaaaaaagaaccaaaatggCATCAGGTTTCACATTCTAGTTTTAACAGATATATAATGAAACTTACATATTGTACAACTGAATAAaatttgacatatatacacacctgGGAAACCATCCTCACAGTCAAAATAGTGAACATATTATCCATCACTTCTGCAAGTTTCCTCATGCCCATGCTCACCTCTCTCACCTTCAAGGAACCTGATTTTCTTTCTGTCGCTACAGGttaggttgcttttttttttttttttttatgaatagaATGATACAATTtgccaccagccaatgcagggaatacaggtttgatccctggtcccgtaagatcccacatactgtggacCAGCTAAgccgtgctccacaactactgaagcccgtgcactctagagcctgtgctacaCAACAAGTCACAAAAATGAGAAGCCCAAGTGCACTACAaaaaagagcagcccctgctcaccacagctagagaaagcctgcgaaGTGTGTATGAaaaaagattcatccatgttattgtgTGAATTGATAGTTTGTTCCTATTTATCACGGAATTGTACTCCACGGCTTGGATAccccacagtttatccattcacttgttgatggacatttgggttgtttcctttTTGCTACTGTACATACAGTTACCACAAACATGTGGGTacgagtcttctttttttttcttggctgtgccgtacagcttgcaggatcctactccccagccagggattgaacctgtgcctttggcagtgaaagcatggagtcctaaccactagactgccatgAAATTCCTTTTATAGGTCTTTTTATAGGTAGAAAATCCCTTTCCTTTCAGGTAAATACCTTGAGGTAGAATAGTTGGATTATATGGTAGGTGTGTcgaactttttaagaaactaccaaactgtttGCCAAAGTGGTTGCACCATGTCTGTCCACAATAGCGGTATATGGGAGTTCCAGTTCCTCTATATCCTTGATGAGCATGCTCAGCCTtaaaaattttagtcattctaatggGTATATAGTAGTACCATgtatggttttaatttgaatttccctaATTATTAATGATATTGGGACATCTCTTCAATGCTTATTTACCATCCATGTATATTTTTTTGGTGAAGAATGCGTTCATATtctttgcccattaaaaaaaaagttgtttcctAATTGTTCagctttaagagttctttatgtattctgaatGTGAGTATCTCATTAAACACAAGCTTCTCAAAGACCTTCTCCCAGATGGTGACTTTTCCTCCTATCCTCTTAACAGCaccttttaaagaagaaagatttcAATTTTGATGGAGTTCACTTtagtaatttcttcttttatggattgtgcttttggtgttatatctaagGAAGATCTTAG is drawn from Bos mutus isolate GX-2022 chromosome 7, NWIPB_WYAK_1.1, whole genome shotgun sequence and contains these coding sequences:
- the GM2A gene encoding ganglioside GM2 activator; its protein translation is MSPLLQAPFLVSLGLLLAGPALPARILQNRLGSFSWDNCDAGKDPAVINSLTVEPDPIAIPGNLTITAEAKTSAILSDPLKVELTVEKHIAGFWVKIPCVDNIGSCTYDNFCNLLEMLIPIEEPCPEPLHTYGLPCHCPFKEGAYSLPKSDFMLPDLELPSWLSTGNYRLQTILSNSAKRLACVNISASLKGK